A DNA window from Centroberyx gerrardi isolate f3 chromosome 5, fCenGer3.hap1.cur.20231027, whole genome shotgun sequence contains the following coding sequences:
- the inka1b gene encoding PAK4-inhibitor inka2: MLCLGDSNDCLRDHMHYMMRSLQDLKQMSRPRPLSEPCSRSFARTRLCQQKMQQERLTRLRISEASEASTYDSACCLASPLEEEEEEQGHERLAQCSPSSEKSLDFDSGYSEASWQDEGVVLRRTRNVRVSSSACLRTNRGPSGRIRPKSTSDACLERWTSFEASDPEDWTTSLLSRSRNRQPLVLGDNSFADLIKNWMDLPECPAEPAELKPSAGRRLAKDLLVNMRRKLAGMSKSVEVRPRPADPTRVSRAAEAPKRMSCPVGFQALKPFFHQSHTGLNEMDTDFYQFTALMKSGSRQPIICNDIIGYI; this comes from the coding sequence CTGTGTCTGGGGGATTCTAATGACTGCCTTCGAGACCATATGCACTACATGATGAGATCCCTACAGGACCTGAAGCAGATGAGCAGACCGAGGCCACTGAGTGAACCGTGCTCTCGCTCCTTCGCCAGGACACGACTCTGCCAACAGAAGATGCAGCAAGAGCGGCTCACACGTCTACGCATTTCTGAGGCCAGTGAGGCCAGCACCTATGACTCTGCCTGCTGCCTGGCCAGCcccctggaggaggaggaagaggagcaaggGCATGAGCGGTTGGCACAGTGCTCCCCCAGCAGTGAAAAGAGCCTGGACTTTGACTCCGGCTACTCTGAGGCCTCTTGGCAGGACGAAGGTGTGGTGCTCAGGAGAACCAGAAATGTGCGGGTCTCTTCTTCCGCCTGCCTCCGCACTAACAGGGGACCTTCTGGCCGCATCCGGCCCAAATCCACCTCAGACGCTTGTCTGGAGCGCTGGACCTCATTTGAGGCCAGTGACCCAGAGGACTGGACAACATCACTGCTGAGCCGCAGCAGGAACAGACAGCCTCTGGTTCTGGGGGACAACAGCTTTGCTGACCTTATAAAGAACTGGATGGACCTTCCCGAGTGTCCTGCAGAGCCAGCAGAACTGAAGCCCAGTGCGGGCCGGCGCCTTGCCAAGGACCTTTTGGTCAACATGCGCAGGAAACTGGCAGGGATGTCGAAAAGTGTGGAGGTGAGGCCAAGGCCAGCAGATCCCACCAGGGTCAGCAGGGCTGCAGAGGCTCCCAAACGCATGTCCTGTCCTGTGGGTTTCCAGGCTCTGAAGCCTTTCTTTCATCAGTCCCACACAGGCCTAAACGAAATGGACACTGACTTCTACCAGTTCACTGCTCTCATGAAGTCGGGCAGCCGACAACCCATCATATGCAATGACATCATTGGATACATCTGA